A stretch of DNA from Thiohalorhabdus sp. Cl-TMA:
TGGTCCGGCGCCCCGCGGCGGCGCTGCTGGTGGTGGTTTCCGTGGGCGGGGGAACGCTCCTGAGCACCCTGCTCAAGATGGGATTCGAGCGGGCACGGCCGGACCTGGTGCCCCACGCCACGGAGGTGTTCACGGCGAGCTTCCCGAGCGGCCACGCCATGCTCTCCGCCGTGGTCTACCTGACCCTCGGCGTGCTCTTGGCCCGCACCCAATCGCGGCGGCGGGTGAAGGCCTACCTGCTGACCATCGCGCTGCTCCTGACCGGAATGGTGGGCGCTAGCCGGGTCTACCTCGGCGTGCACTGGCCCACGGACGTGGTGGCCGGGTGGTGCATCGGCTCGGCCTGGGCCATCCTGTGCTGGCTGGTGGCCCGCTGGCTGCAGTATCGCGGCCGCATGGAGCCGGAGGCCTTCCTCCAGGAGCGCAACGGTGTCGGCCAGGGGCGCTAGCGGGCCC
This window harbors:
- a CDS encoding phosphatase PAP2 family protein — translated: MEKLPPLIPSARTVRKWLRAGWREIRILTAVMLLTGGLWTFAELADEVMEGETHRFDRFVLLALRNQADLSDPLGPAWFEAMARDITSLGGVVILLMVSAAAVGFLFLVRRPAAALLVVVSVGGGTLLSTLLKMGFERARPDLVPHATEVFTASFPSGHAMLSAVVYLTLGVLLARTQSRRRVKAYLLTIALLLTGMVGASRVYLGVHWPTDVVAGWCIGSAWAILCWLVARWLQYRGRMEPEAFLQERNGVGQGR